In Armatimonadota bacterium, the following are encoded in one genomic region:
- a CDS encoding DUF255 domain-containing protein — MANRLSDEKSPYLLQHAHNPIDWMPWGDEAFEKARAERKPIFLSVGYAACHWCHVMERESFESEEIARILNERFVSIKVDREERPDVDEVYMTAVQLITRRGGWPMSVFLMPDGDPFYAGTYFPPDVFKTVLTNVVAAFDRDYLALKKEASAVAEAVRSALNFKASEVKGEPDIRVLANYLEQTQRTFDWEHGGFGGAPKFPPGMALPLLLWVAQSSEQPVALQMALKTLREMALGGFHDLVGGGFHRYSTDRGWFVPHFEKMLTDNALLIRAYAEAWSITGEPVFRLVAEAAADWALREMRLREGAFACSIDADSEGEEGRFYTWTVDEIREVLPDDSAIPFCKAFGALKEGNYLEEATGEATGRNILRAESFEALPSFMSERRALLEARDRRPRPLLDDKALTGWNGLMIGALAYAGGAFDRTDYIDAAQLAADFVWQTMKVENGLLRRYRDGEAGISAFLEDYALFGGGLVALAAVTKDLDYLRRAETLADEMIEQFADTEHGGFFNAGSANETLIARSKAAHDSALPCGNGAATMFLAHLALVTDEPRYRQLALEAAGSVWNLILASPQGSESLLYALAMLQQGGVEIQEAVPVPQLEGGVIAPNVRLEPDAIVLELLISEGWRVYAPGHAPPNMTPLQATFSTDLPLELQPAVMPLAQREGDFAVYKGELAIRAPFAVATDANVGEGRILIELTYQACSDNACLAPLTLNLVTRVAIGE, encoded by the coding sequence ATGGCAAACCGACTGTCAGACGAGAAAAGCCCTTACCTCTTGCAACACGCGCACAACCCGATCGACTGGATGCCGTGGGGCGATGAGGCGTTTGAGAAAGCCCGCGCAGAGCGGAAGCCGATCTTTCTGTCCGTCGGCTATGCGGCCTGCCATTGGTGCCATGTGATGGAGCGCGAATCGTTTGAAAGCGAAGAGATTGCGCGGATATTGAACGAGCGATTTGTGTCGATCAAGGTCGATCGCGAGGAGCGGCCCGACGTTGACGAGGTTTATATGACCGCGGTGCAACTCATCACAAGGCGAGGCGGATGGCCGATGTCGGTGTTTTTGATGCCGGACGGCGATCCGTTCTATGCGGGCACCTACTTTCCGCCGGACGTTTTCAAGACTGTGCTGACGAACGTGGTGGCCGCCTTTGATCGGGACTACTTGGCGCTGAAGAAAGAAGCAAGCGCAGTGGCCGAGGCTGTGCGCTCTGCGCTCAACTTTAAGGCTTCGGAAGTCAAAGGCGAGCCGGACATTCGTGTTTTGGCGAACTATTTGGAGCAGACTCAGCGAACTTTTGATTGGGAGCACGGAGGGTTTGGCGGCGCGCCCAAGTTTCCTCCTGGCATGGCGCTGCCCCTGCTCTTGTGGGTCGCGCAGTCATCCGAACAGCCGGTCGCGCTACAAATGGCGCTGAAGACGCTTCGCGAGATGGCTCTGGGCGGATTTCACGATCTGGTCGGAGGCGGGTTTCATCGGTACTCGACCGACCGGGGTTGGTTTGTGCCTCATTTTGAGAAGATGCTGACCGACAATGCGCTTTTGATTCGAGCCTATGCGGAGGCTTGGTCGATAACGGGCGAGCCTGTCTTTCGCCTTGTTGCAGAGGCTGCGGCCGATTGGGCTTTGCGGGAGATGCGCTTGAGAGAGGGCGCGTTCGCCTGTTCGATCGACGCGGACAGCGAGGGCGAAGAGGGTCGGTTTTATACTTGGACGGTGGATGAAATTCGCGAGGTCTTGCCCGACGATAGCGCGATTCCGTTCTGCAAGGCGTTTGGCGCTTTGAAGGAGGGAAATTATCTGGAAGAGGCGACTGGCGAAGCGACCGGGCGCAATATCCTGAGGGCTGAGAGTTTTGAGGCGCTGCCGTCCTTCATGTCGGAACGAAGGGCTTTATTGGAGGCTCGGGATAGAAGGCCGCGGCCTTTGTTGGACGATAAAGCGCTGACCGGCTGGAACGGTTTGATGATCGGCGCATTGGCCTATGCGGGCGGGGCGTTCGACCGTACTGATTACATCGATGCGGCCCAGTTGGCTGCCGACTTTGTCTGGCAGACTATGAAGGTTGAGAACGGCTTGCTTCGCCGTTATCGGGATGGCGAGGCGGGGATTTCGGCGTTCCTGGAAGATTACGCGCTGTTTGGCGGCGGACTGGTGGCATTGGCGGCAGTTACGAAGGATTTGGACTATCTGCGTCGTGCTGAGACATTGGCCGATGAGATGATCGAACAGTTTGCCGATACCGAACATGGCGGTTTTTTCAATGCCGGATCGGCGAACGAGACTTTGATCGCACGTTCCAAGGCGGCTCACGATTCGGCTTTGCCTTGCGGCAACGGAGCGGCGACGATGTTCTTGGCGCATCTGGCGCTGGTTACCGACGAGCCGCGCTATCGTCAGCTGGCATTGGAAGCGGCGGGGTCGGTCTGGAATCTGATCCTAGCGTCTCCGCAGGGAAGCGAAAGCCTGTTGTATGCGCTGGCGATGTTGCAGCAAGGAGGGGTGGAGATTCAGGAGGCTGTGCCCGTGCCCCAACTGGAAGGCGGCGTCATCGCGCCAAACGTGCGATTGGAACCGGACGCAATCGTGTTGGAGCTTCTGATCTCAGAAGGATGGCGGGTTTATGCGCCGGGACATGCGCCGCCTAACATGACGCCGTTGCAGGCGACCTTCTCGACCGATTTGCCGTTGGAGTTGCAGCCAGCGGTCATGCCGCTGGCCCAGCGCGAGGGGGATTTCGCGGTCTATAAGGGCGAGTTGGCCATACGCGCGCCCTTTGCCGTTGCGACGGATGCTAATGTCGGCGAAGGCCGCATTCTGATCGAATTGACCTACCAAGCCTGTAGCGATAACGCCTGCCTTGCACCGTTGACGCTAAACTTGGTGACAAGGGTTGCGATTGGAGAGTAG
- the lpdA gene encoding dihydrolipoyl dehydrogenase, with translation MSSSSYEFETIVLGAGPGGYVAAIRAGQLSAEMGGKVGCIEKEFLGGTCLNWGCIPSKVMIANAERYQHVLHAKDMGVQVNGDVGYDFAAMQARKEKVVTTLRGGIANLFKKHKIEHIGGTGKLVDPNTIEVIDDKGGKRAITAKNIIIATGSRAIKLPIPGLDGENVWTSDDAVNAPFVPKSMIIIGGGAVGLEFAYVFNAMGSKVVVLELMDQIVPTMDADIAKEAERQLSRQGIKIMTGASAKSAERVKGQWQLQIETGKGVEMLEAELVLLGVGRKPNIENIGLEELGIKTHQRGIEVDPFMRTNIANVFAIGDCTGRIQLAHVASMEGIFAAENCYGLSRQMDYKAVPNVVYTVPEIASVGLTEKEAKEQGYDLRIGKFQPGSLGRAMAVNERGGIVKVIADSKYGEILGAHICGPHASDLLQEAVLAIKLEATLDDLAETIHPHPTLTEALMEAFHDAAGHCIHKM, from the coding sequence ATGTCGAGTTCATCATATGAGTTTGAAACCATCGTCTTAGGCGCCGGGCCGGGCGGATACGTCGCCGCCATCCGCGCCGGACAACTATCCGCCGAGATGGGCGGAAAAGTAGGCTGCATCGAAAAGGAGTTCTTAGGCGGCACCTGCCTCAACTGGGGCTGTATCCCCAGCAAGGTCATGATCGCCAACGCCGAGCGGTATCAGCACGTTTTGCACGCCAAAGACATGGGCGTCCAGGTCAATGGCGACGTTGGCTACGACTTTGCCGCAATGCAAGCCCGGAAGGAGAAAGTCGTAACCACCCTGCGCGGCGGCATCGCCAACCTCTTTAAGAAACATAAGATCGAACACATCGGCGGTACGGGCAAATTGGTCGATCCCAACACGATCGAAGTGATCGACGACAAAGGCGGCAAGCGTGCGATAACGGCCAAAAACATCATCATCGCGACCGGCTCTAGAGCGATCAAGCTTCCAATTCCGGGCTTGGACGGCGAGAACGTCTGGACCAGCGACGACGCGGTCAACGCGCCCTTTGTGCCCAAGTCGATGATTATCATCGGCGGCGGCGCGGTCGGCCTTGAGTTCGCCTACGTCTTCAACGCCATGGGCTCAAAAGTGGTCGTCCTGGAACTGATGGATCAGATCGTGCCCACCATGGACGCCGACATTGCCAAAGAGGCCGAGCGACAGCTCTCTCGCCAAGGCATCAAAATCATGACCGGCGCATCGGCCAAGTCCGCCGAGAGGGTCAAAGGCCAGTGGCAGCTTCAAATCGAAACCGGCAAAGGCGTCGAGATGCTCGAAGCCGAGTTGGTCCTGTTGGGCGTCGGCCGCAAGCCGAACATCGAGAACATAGGGCTTGAAGAGCTCGGCATCAAAACCCACCAGCGCGGCATCGAAGTCGATCCCTTTATGCGCACCAACATAGCCAACGTGTTCGCGATCGGCGACTGCACCGGCCGCATCCAACTGGCGCACGTGGCCTCGATGGAAGGCATCTTCGCTGCTGAGAACTGCTACGGCTTAAGCCGACAGATGGACTACAAAGCCGTGCCCAACGTCGTCTACACCGTGCCAGAAATTGCCAGCGTTGGGCTGACCGAGAAAGAGGCCAAAGAGCAAGGCTACGACCTGCGCATCGGCAAGTTTCAACCGGGCTCGCTAGGTCGGGCGATGGCGGTCAACGAGCGAGGCGGCATCGTCAAGGTGATCGCCGATTCTAAATACGGCGAAATTCTCGGCGCGCACATCTGCGGCCCTCACGCTAGCGACCTGCTTCAGGAGGCGGTGTTGGCCATCAAGTTAGAGGCGACTTTGGACGATCTGGCCGAGACGATCCACCCGCACCCGACGCTGACCGAAGCGCTGATGGAAGCCTTCCACGACGCCGCCGGGCACTGTATCCATAAGATGTGA
- a CDS encoding O-acetylhomoserine aminocarboxypropyltransferase/cysteine synthase — MSDRREFGFETRMLHAGQIPDGATGARAAPIYQTTSYVFPDADYAAQLFELKQYGNIYTRINNPTTAVFEERIAALEGAAGAVATASGMAAQLAAVMTLMQPGDHLVASSKLYGGTYTQFVHTLKKLSIETTFVDPGDLSAWEAAIKPNTRALYGETIGNPQGAILDIRTVADIADAHRIPLIVDNTFATPWLCRPIEHGATIVVHSATKFIGGHGAAIAGVLAESGQFDYSSYPTISEPSASYHGLKFYETFGHYGFLMKARAETLRDTGACLSPFNAFLLLLGLETLSIRMDRHVQNAVAVAKWLSEHPKVAWVSYAGLPSHPDYAKAQNYLPKGAGSIFAFGLKSNEPREAGKRFIHNLQLFSHLANVGDAKSLVIHPASTTHQQLSNEELEMCGVGPELIRLSIGLETLDDLIWDLDRGLGAV; from the coding sequence ATGAGCGACCGGCGAGAGTTTGGATTTGAAACTCGGATGCTTCACGCCGGGCAGATTCCCGACGGAGCCACCGGCGCCCGCGCAGCGCCCATCTACCAAACCACTTCCTACGTCTTCCCAGACGCCGACTACGCCGCCCAGCTCTTCGAACTCAAACAGTACGGCAATATCTACACTCGGATCAACAATCCGACGACAGCCGTCTTCGAAGAGCGCATAGCCGCGCTGGAGGGCGCCGCAGGAGCGGTAGCGACCGCTAGCGGCATGGCGGCGCAACTGGCCGCCGTCATGACTCTTATGCAGCCCGGCGACCACCTGGTCGCCTCCTCCAAGCTCTATGGCGGCACCTACACCCAGTTTGTACACACCCTCAAAAAGTTGAGCATCGAAACGACCTTCGTCGATCCGGGAGACCTCTCCGCTTGGGAAGCGGCGATCAAGCCCAACACCCGCGCCCTATATGGCGAGACCATCGGCAACCCCCAAGGCGCCATTCTCGACATTCGCACTGTCGCGGACATCGCCGACGCCCATCGCATCCCGCTGATCGTCGATAACACCTTTGCCACCCCTTGGCTATGCCGACCTATCGAGCACGGCGCCACCATCGTCGTCCACTCCGCCACCAAGTTCATAGGCGGACACGGCGCGGCGATCGCAGGCGTGCTGGCCGAATCGGGCCAGTTCGACTATTCCAGCTACCCGACCATTTCAGAGCCGTCCGCTTCCTATCATGGCCTAAAGTTTTATGAGACGTTTGGACACTACGGCTTCCTAATGAAGGCACGGGCAGAGACGCTGCGCGATACGGGCGCCTGCCTATCGCCCTTTAATGCCTTTCTCTTGCTGCTCGGGCTGGAGACGCTTTCCATCCGCATGGATCGGCACGTCCAAAATGCCGTCGCCGTGGCCAAATGGCTCAGCGAACATCCCAAAGTCGCGTGGGTCTCCTATGCCGGATTGCCCAGCCATCCCGATTACGCCAAAGCGCAAAACTATCTGCCCAAAGGCGCCGGCTCGATCTTTGCCTTCGGCCTCAAATCGAACGAACCGCGGGAGGCCGGCAAACGCTTCATCCACAACCTGCAGCTCTTCAGCCACCTGGCCAACGTGGGCGATGCCAAGAGCCTCGTCATTCACCCCGCCTCCACCACCCATCAGCAACTTTCGAACGAAGAACTCGAAATGTGCGGCGTTGGCCCCGAACTGATCCGACTGTCCATCGGATTGGAGACGCTTGACGACTTGATTTGGGACTTGGATCGCGGCCTGGGCGCCGTTTAA
- the dnaB gene encoding replicative DNA helicase, which translates to MSVIDRVLPHYEDAELSALGAMMLDMHAAEALSHMLQPDDFYAPRHRVLFNAIQELTRRSDAVDLVTVRAQLERQDSLEDAGGLAYLAHVADYTPSASNAEHYGRLVKEASILRRLYFASQEISKIVFQSELTAKDAVDQAEQLVFDVASEKDDQKLESVGALLTPAMDQIELIQKSGRGMMGLPTGFRDLDRMTAGLMNGDLIIIAARPSMGKTSLALNIAENIAHSGEVAVALFSLEMSKEQLVTRLLCAEAKVNSQRIRLGAISDSDWTKLTKACNRLDRAPLYIDDTPAATMFDIRAKCRRLRDEKPLGLVVIDYLQLMSTANRSENRNQEIAEIARGLKAFARDFKTPVIALSQLSRAIEKRTSNEPLLSDLRESGAIEAEADVVMFIHRDLYYDKKEAQDEEPVEGHDRTETADIIIAKQRNGPTGKVRIGFQPDYTKFVTLERSTPPDDDY; encoded by the coding sequence ATGAGCGTCATAGACCGCGTCTTGCCCCATTACGAGGATGCCGAGCTGAGCGCATTGGGCGCGATGATGCTGGACATGCACGCGGCCGAGGCGCTCTCGCACATGCTGCAGCCCGATGATTTCTATGCTCCCCGTCATCGCGTCTTGTTTAACGCAATTCAGGAGCTGACGCGACGGAGCGACGCAGTGGACCTCGTTACCGTTCGCGCCCAGTTGGAGCGGCAGGACTCGTTGGAAGATGCGGGCGGCTTGGCCTATCTGGCCCATGTGGCCGACTACACTCCCAGCGCATCGAACGCAGAGCATTACGGCCGCCTGGTGAAGGAGGCTTCGATCCTGCGAAGGCTCTACTTCGCTTCGCAAGAGATTTCGAAAATCGTCTTTCAGTCGGAACTGACGGCGAAAGATGCCGTGGACCAGGCCGAACAGTTGGTTTTCGACGTAGCCTCCGAGAAGGACGACCAGAAGCTGGAGTCGGTGGGCGCGCTGTTGACGCCCGCAATGGATCAGATCGAACTGATTCAAAAATCTGGTCGCGGGATGATGGGGCTGCCCACAGGTTTTCGCGATCTGGATCGGATGACCGCCGGTCTGATGAACGGCGATCTGATCATCATCGCGGCACGCCCTAGTATGGGAAAGACCAGCCTGGCGCTCAACATTGCAGAGAACATTGCCCACAGCGGCGAGGTAGCGGTCGCTCTCTTTAGTCTCGAAATGTCCAAGGAGCAGTTGGTTACGAGGTTATTGTGCGCTGAGGCCAAAGTCAATTCGCAGCGCATACGTCTGGGGGCCATCAGCGACAGCGATTGGACGAAGCTGACCAAGGCGTGCAACCGCTTGGATCGAGCGCCGCTTTACATTGACGACACCCCTGCAGCGACAATGTTCGATATTCGAGCAAAGTGCCGGAGGTTGAGAGACGAAAAGCCGTTGGGCCTGGTCGTTATCGACTACTTGCAGCTCATGTCCACGGCCAATCGGTCCGAGAATCGCAATCAAGAGATTGCGGAGATTGCGCGCGGGCTCAAGGCTTTCGCGCGCGACTTTAAGACTCCTGTGATCGCCCTTTCTCAACTGAGTCGAGCCATAGAAAAGCGCACCAGCAACGAGCCCTTGCTATCCGACCTGCGCGAGAGCGGCGCGATTGAGGCAGAAGCCGACGTCGTGATGTTCATTCATCGCGATCTGTACTACGACAAGAAGGAGGCCCAAGACGAGGAACCGGTCGAAGGTCACGACCGCACCGAAACGGCCGACATCATCATCGCCAAACAGCGCAACGGTCCGACGGGCAAGGTGCGCATTGGCTTTCAGCCTGACTACACCAAGTTTGTAACGCTGGAGCGCAGCACGCCGCCAGACGACGACTATTAG
- a CDS encoding PilT/PilU family type 4a pilus ATPase: MVTMEELVLRAFELKASDIFIKAYGPPTIRLDGKIQPFEGLETLSPSESRDLCFSMMSHEQIARFEHRLSIDLAFAVADACRVRANVYQQRGTVSGVFRLIPINKPQLEELWPEDPQTPKTLDGLCRVRQGLVLITGPTGCGKSTTLAAMIDRINDVRKSHIVTIEDPIEFVHDDKLSIVSQREVGIDCESFLDALRYVVRESPDIILIGEMRDPETMQTCLQAAETGHFVFSTVHTPSAAETLDRIVNMFPPQDKKLVAERLSNSLRAVMAQKLVPRSGGKGRIAAIEIMINTPTIAKLIEDAHFGEIYRAIAEGSFWGMQTMNQCLHKYVRTGLITEEDALNYAGIQSELRQMLRH, translated from the coding sequence ATGGTAACGATGGAAGAACTGGTGTTGAGAGCCTTTGAACTGAAAGCGTCGGACATTTTCATCAAAGCCTATGGCCCCCCGACCATTCGATTGGATGGAAAAATTCAACCGTTCGAGGGCTTGGAGACGCTGTCGCCATCGGAATCCCGCGACCTCTGCTTTAGCATGATGTCGCACGAACAGATCGCGCGCTTTGAACACCGTCTCTCCATCGACTTGGCCTTTGCCGTAGCCGACGCTTGCCGCGTGCGCGCCAACGTCTATCAGCAGCGCGGCACCGTCTCCGGCGTCTTTCGTCTGATTCCGATCAATAAGCCTCAATTGGAGGAACTTTGGCCGGAAGACCCCCAAACGCCCAAAACTCTGGACGGGCTCTGCAGAGTGCGACAAGGGTTGGTGCTGATCACCGGGCCGACGGGATGCGGAAAATCGACCACGCTGGCGGCCATGATCGACCGCATCAACGACGTTCGCAAGTCCCATATCGTAACGATCGAAGACCCGATCGAATTTGTGCACGACGATAAGCTCAGCATCGTCAGCCAGCGCGAGGTCGGCATCGACTGCGAATCGTTTCTCGACGCGCTTCGATACGTGGTGCGAGAAAGCCCGGACATCATCCTGATCGGCGAAATGCGCGACCCAGAAACGATGCAGACCTGTCTGCAAGCCGCCGAAACGGGCCACTTCGTCTTCTCTACGGTCCACACGCCCAGCGCTGCGGAAACCCTGGACCGAATCGTCAACATGTTCCCGCCCCAAGACAAGAAGCTGGTGGCCGAACGACTGTCAAACTCCCTCAGAGCCGTTATGGCGCAAAAACTCGTGCCGCGCTCCGGCGGCAAAGGCCGAATCGCCGCTATCGAGATCATGATCAACACGCCGACCATCGCCAAACTGATCGAGGACGCCCACTTTGGCGAGATCTATCGCGCGATCGCAGAGGGCAGTTTCTGGGGAATGCAGACGATGAACCAGTGCCTGCACAAGTACGTTCGAACGGGCTTGATCACCGAGGAAGACGCCCTCAACTACGCAGGCATCCAGTCGGAACTGCGCCAGATGCTGCGGCACTAA
- a CDS encoding NAD(P)H-hydrate dehydratase: MRSIPIVTAEQMRLLERAAMTSVSSLDLMERAGEAVAGAALELITIGPVAAICGKGNNGGDALVALRLLKQRGADTTAFLIAAPIDLSDDATIQLERAQCAGVEIRQGIGPLSDYCLIIDGLLGTGARGSLASVYAEAVRAVNQSGKPVIAVDLPSGLDADTGASLGEIVRADITVALGLPKSGLYLQNGPSHCGRALIADIGLAAPTQDERIASVVLDASDLWPLHSPDAHKGHRGRVCVFGGSASMPGAPALSGISALRSGAGLVTLFVPSETRSVTAAYYPELMTKSLEDPFDANTDAAIIGPGLGESDKARAFARSLIEAISAPKAIDADGLNALAEKPPIDLMSNAVLTPHPGEAARLLKKTVEQIQSDRMQAAKELARAFNAVVVLKGACTLVAQGDELFAIPVSEPALATAGSGDVLAGLIGGLLAQGLSPLNAAIAGAWHHAKIGQNLAKTPGFGFTADDLSRALIGGPKKAQVQ; the protein is encoded by the coding sequence ATGCGATCTATACCGATCGTAACGGCAGAACAGATGCGGCTGCTGGAACGAGCCGCCATGACGAGCGTCTCCTCGCTTGACTTGATGGAGCGCGCGGGCGAAGCGGTAGCAGGCGCGGCCCTCGAACTGATAACCATCGGACCCGTAGCAGCCATCTGCGGCAAGGGAAACAACGGCGGCGACGCCTTGGTCGCCCTTCGACTGTTGAAACAGCGCGGCGCCGATACGACCGCTTTCTTGATCGCGGCTCCTATCGATCTGTCGGACGACGCGACAATTCAGCTCGAGCGCGCTCAGTGTGCTGGCGTAGAGATTCGGCAAGGCATAGGGCCGCTCTCGGACTATTGTTTGATTATCGACGGCCTCCTCGGCACGGGCGCCCGCGGCAGCCTCGCTTCTGTCTATGCCGAAGCGGTTCGCGCTGTCAACCAAAGCGGCAAACCTGTCATTGCGGTCGATCTCCCATCCGGCTTAGACGCCGACACAGGAGCCAGTCTAGGCGAAATCGTACGAGCCGACATCACAGTTGCCTTGGGCCTGCCGAAATCGGGATTGTATCTTCAAAACGGACCGTCTCACTGTGGCCGCGCCTTAATCGCCGACATCGGCCTTGCAGCGCCAACCCAAGATGAGCGCATCGCGAGCGTCGTCCTCGATGCCAGCGATCTGTGGCCTCTGCATTCGCCCGATGCTCACAAGGGCCATCGAGGGCGGGTATGCGTTTTTGGAGGCAGCGCCTCTATGCCGGGCGCTCCCGCGCTCAGCGGCATCTCCGCCTTGCGCTCGGGCGCTGGGTTGGTAACGCTGTTCGTGCCCTCCGAAACACGATCGGTTACAGCCGCCTACTACCCGGAACTGATGACGAAAAGTCTTGAAGACCCATTCGATGCGAACACAGACGCGGCGATCATCGGTCCCGGATTGGGCGAGAGCGACAAGGCGAGAGCGTTTGCCAGAAGTCTCATTGAAGCAATCTCTGCCCCAAAGGCGATCGATGCCGACGGCCTCAATGCGCTGGCAGAGAAACCGCCGATCGATCTGATGTCGAACGCCGTCCTAACGCCGCATCCTGGCGAGGCAGCCAGACTCCTTAAGAAAACGGTCGAGCAGATCCAGTCCGACCGTATGCAGGCTGCAAAAGAACTCGCTCGAGCGTTCAACGCCGTCGTCGTGCTCAAAGGCGCCTGCACGCTGGTCGCCCAAGGCGACGAACTGTTCGCGATCCCAGTCTCAGAACCGGCATTAGCCACGGCAGGCTCGGGCGACGTTCTTGCGGGGCTGATAGGCGGTCTCTTGGCGCAAGGCCTCTCGCCGTTAAATGCCGCAATCGCAGGCGCCTGGCATCACGCCAAAATCGGCCAAAACCTGGCAAAGACGCCGGGTTTTGGCTTTACAGCCGATGACTTGAGCCGAGCGCTGATAGGCGGCCCCAAAAAGGCGCAGGTACAATAG